A region of Lycium barbarum isolate Lr01 chromosome 1, ASM1917538v2, whole genome shotgun sequence DNA encodes the following proteins:
- the LOC132630174 gene encoding uncharacterized protein At4g28440-like, with protein sequence MSTTTNTPAAAAAATTSEKKKPVFVKVETLKPGTHGHNLTVKVVNSNTVKATGGGGGGRGRGLASLNSRVPPRISECLIGDETGSILFTARNEQVDLMKPGATVILRNAKIDMFKGSMRLAVDKWGRVEVTEPADIAVNETNNLSLVEYELVNVEE encoded by the exons ATGTCTACCACTACTAATACTccggcggcggcggcggcggcaACAACATCAGAGAAGAAGAAACCTGTGTTTGTGAAAGTGGAAACCCTAAAACCTGGTACACATGGTCATAATTTGACTGTTAAGGTTGTTAATTCGAATACTGTTAAGGCTACCGGTGGTGGCGGCGGCGGGCGTGGTAGAGGATTAGCGTCGTTGAATTCTAGGGTTCCGCCAAGGATATCTGAGTGTCTTATTGGTGATGAAACTGGCTCTATACTATTCACTGCTCGTAACGAACaag TTGATTTAATGAAGCCAGGTGCTACTGTGATTCTGCGGAATGCGAAGATTGACATGTTCAAGGGTTCCATGCGACTTGCAGTAGACAAATGGGGCCGCGTTGAGGTTACTGAACCAGCTGATATTGCTGTTAACGAAACAAACAACCTTTCGTTAGTTGAGTATGAATTGGTGAATGTTGAAGAGTAG
- the LOC132627334 gene encoding probable aminotransferase TAT2, whose product MENKLSKWDFKNGNIKEKSLLSIRPALKTIMENLKEEEEEGSKPLIHLGRGDPSSIPCFRTSPVTEDAIFSAVRSAKFNGYPPAVGLPSTRRSIAEYLSHDLPHQLSPDDIFLTAGANQAIEVVTAVLARPGANILLPKPGYPFYEARAACSNVEVRHFDLLPEKSWEVDLESVKALVDDHTIAIVIINPGNPCGNVFTSEHLQEIAETAKKLGILVIADEVYSHLCFGSKPFVPMGVFGSITPILTLGSISKRWIIPGWRLGWIAMVDPSGVLEKSGKK is encoded by the exons ATGGAGAACAAATTGAGCAAATGGGATTTCAAGAATGGGAATATCAAAGAGAAATCTTTGCTTTCAATACGACCAGCTCTCAAAACAATAATGGAAAAtctcaaagaagaagaagaagaggggtcaAAGCCACTCATTCATCTTGGTCGTGGTGACCCTTCATCAATCCCTTGTTTTCGAACTTCTCCAGTAACTGAAGATGCTATTTTTAGTGCAGTTCGATCTGCTAAGTTCAATGGTTACCCCCCTGCTGTTGGCCTTCCTTCAACAAGAAG GTCGATAGCGGAATATCTCTCTCATGATCTTCCTCACCAACTATCACCAGATGATATTTTCCTTACAGCTGGTGCTAATCAAGCAATTGAAGTTGTAACGGCAGTCCTTGCTCGCCCTGGTGCCAACATATTGCTTCCTAAACCAGGGTATCCATTTTACGAAGCTCGTGCTGCATGTAGTAATGTTGAGGTCCGCCATTTTGACCTTCTCCCTGAAAAGAGCTGGGAGGTTGATCTTGAAAGCGTAAAAGCCCTTGTTGATGATCACACCATTGCCATAGTTATCATTAATCCTGGAAATCCTTGCGGAAATGTTTTTACATCTGAACACTTGCAAGAG ATTGCGGAAACAGCAAAAAAGCTAGGAATCCTAGTGATTGCAGATGAAGTCTATAGCCACCTATGTTTTGGTAGCAAGCCTTTTGTGCCAATGGGAGTATTTGGATCGATAACTCCGATTTTAACTCTGGGATCAATATCAAAAAGATGGATAATTCCTGGTTGGCGACTTGGTTGGATAGCAATGGTTGATCCTAGTGGTGTCCTTGAGAAGTCTGGG AAAAAGTGA
- the LOC132614388 gene encoding nicotianamine aminotransferase 1-like: MENKLCKWGFKNGDDIKEKSLFSIRSVLETIMENLNEEDGRVLIHLGRGDPSSIPCFRTSPVTEDAIFGAVRSAKFNGYAPAVGLYSTRRAVAEYLSHDLPHQLSPDDIFLTPGANQGIEVVTAVLARPGANILLPKPGYPFYEARAACSNLEVRHFDLLPEKGWEVDLESIQALVDDNTIAIVIINPGNPCGNVFTSEHLQEIAETAKKLGIPVIADEVYSHLCFGSKPFVPMGVFGSITPILTLGSISKRWIIPGWRLGWIAMVDPSGLLKKSGIAECLQSYLEYSANPATIVQGAVPHILEKTTKEFFSNINNVLKEAVDVFYAKVQEIPCFTCPYKPDGAMSVMIKLNLSFLEGINDDMDFCTKLAHEESVIILPGMIVGLKNWLRLTFAMEPAILEEGLERIKAFCLRHTSS, translated from the exons ATGGAGAATAAATTGTGCAAATGGGGTTTCAAGAATGGCGATGATATTAAGGAAAAATCTTTATTCTCAATTCGATCAGTTCTTGAAACAATTATGGAAAATCTTAACGAAGAAGATGGGAGAGTACTGATTCATTTGGGTCGTGGTGACCCTTCATCAATCCCATGTTTTCGAACTTCTCCGGTAACTGAAGATGCTATTTTTGGTGCAGTTCGATCTGCTAAGTTCAATGGTTATGCACCTGCTGTTGGCCTTTATTCAACCAGGAG GGCGGTAGCGGAGTATCTCTCTCATGATCTTCCTCACCAACTATCACCAGACGATATTTTCCTTACACCTGGTGCTAATCAAGGGATTGAAGTTGTAACAGCAGTTCTTGCTCGCCCTGGTGCCAACATATTGCTTCCTAAACCAGGGTATCCATTTTACGAAGCTCGTGCTGCGTGTAGTAATCTTGAGGTCCGCCATTTTGACCTTCTCCCTGAAAAGGGCTGGGAGGTTGATCTTGAAAGCATACAAGCCCTTGTTGATGATAACACCATTGCCATAGTTATCATTAATCCTGGAAATCCTTGTGGAAACGTTTTTACTTCCGAACACTTGCAAGAG ATTGCGGAGACGGCAAAAAAGCTAGGAATCCCAGTGATTGCAGATGAAGTTTATAGCCACCTATGTTTCGGTAGCAAGCCTTTTGTTCCAATGGGAGTATTTGGATCGATAACTCCAATTTTAACTCTGGGGTCGATATCAAAAAGATGGATTATTCCTGGTTGGCGACTTGGTTGGATAGCAATGGTTGATCCTAGTGGCCTCCTTAAGAAGTCTGGG ATTGCTGAATGCCTTCAAAGTTACCTTGAATACAGTGCTAATCCAGCAACTATTGTTCAG GGAGCAGTACCTCACATCCTCGAGAAAACGACAAAGGAATTCTTTTCGAACATCAACAACGTATTGAAGGAAGCGGTTGATGTATTTTATGCCAAAGTTCAGGAGATACCTTGCTTTACCTGCCCGTACAAACCAGATGGAGCAATGTCCGTGATG ATTAAATTGAACCTGTCATTTCTGGAAGGCATAAATGATGATATGGATTTCTGCACTAAGCTAGCCCATGAAGAATCAGTTATCATCCTGCCAG GAATGATTGTGGGACTAAAGAATTGGTTGAGGTTAACTTTTGCCATGGAGCCAGCCATTCTTGAAGAAGGACTTGAGAGGATAAAAGCCTTCTGCTTGAGGCATACAAGTAGCTAA